GCGTGATCTCCCGCTCTTCCTGTGGACCGGCCAGCAGGCCATAGCCCGCTGTCGCCGCCGTCACTATCCCAGCCGCCACAACAGCAGCCAGGACCTTTTTCGCTTTCTGCTGTAAGTGCACGTCCAGTTCTGCCCACCTCCTTTGCCAGGTATTTCCCCGCCGGCCACGAGCGTTCTCCCGCCACGGGCGAGTGTGGTCGCAGTTGGGAACGCAAGCCAGGGAACCGAAGAATCGTCGGCGAACAGAGCCGGGACGGGGATGTGGGTTCAGTTGTGAGTGCCGGAAGATGATATCACGTTTTGCGCCACAGTGTCAAATTACCTAGGCCGCTCCGCCGCCAGACCTGCTGGAAAGGCCAATGCGCACCGCTTCCGCTCGCCTGAGAGAGGAGACTGCGGTGTACGGGAAGAAGCGGAACCGGGCGGAGCCAACCGATGGAAGTCAGGACTCTGCACGGGGATGAAATAGACGCGGGGGCTGATGTGGCCACCACGGCCTTCGACTGCGAGCCGGGAAGTTGGCGCGCGGGCTGGCATCGTACAGAGGAGCTTTGTGGCCCCGGGGTCATCTGGGGCGTCTATGAGGACGGCCGACTGGTGTCCAGCTGCGTTGCTCCCCCGCAACGCGTGTTTGCCGGAGGTCGCTCCATTCAGGGAGGATTTGTCGGAGGAGTGGCGACGTTGCCGGAAGAGCGCCGCAAGGGTTACGCCGAAGCGATGCTCCGGGCCGCGCTACAGGCATCCCGGGAGCGAGGGGTCCTCATCAGCTATCTCTGGCCCTTCTCATACCGCTACTACCGGAAGCTGGGATGGGAGCTGGCCAACGATGGAGTGCTTGTAACTGCAACGGCCGACGTGTTGGGACATATTGCCGCCGAGGCCGAAGCCCGTGACGTTATGTTCGCCGACCTGGATAGCGTGATGGAGTTCTACACCTCTCAAGCCCGCTGCTTCAACGGAATGGGCGACCGCTCGCGCGCTTGGTGGCTGCGATTCGTGGCAGACCGCACATCACTAAAGGGCAATCCAGGCGAGCCGGTCTTCTGCGGAACCCTCAAGGCCACGGCGCTCTGGCGGGATGGCAAAGTATCCGCCCTGATGCTCTGGCGGACGGCAGAAGAGGAAGATGGCACTCTTCTCGTGAACGCCTCCGATACCCTTTATTCCGACACCGTAGCACTCGGAAGCCTGCTGCAAGCTCTGCTCGCGCGTCTTCCCGGATGCGCAAAGATCAACTTCGGTTGCGCGCCTAACCGGTTGCCGCACTGCCTCTGGGATGAGCCGCGTGCTGTCTCCCGCAGCCTGTGTTGCGGCGCGATGGCCCGAATTCTGGATGTGCCGGGGTTCTTGCAGGCGACCGGCTGGGAGCCGGGTGTGGAAGGACGCCTCACGCTGAGGGTCAGCGATCCGCTGTTCGGTGAGTATTCCGGGAGCTTCGAGGTCTGCAACGGACAGGCCGTCCCGAGTCGCAAGGTGGGACCGGAGCTGCACTGCAGCATCCAGACATTCACGCAGCTCGCGACCGGGTACCTGCCGCCCGAGGAGGCAGTCTCCCTGGGCCGCGTACAAGCCTCCGAACTCGACGCCGCCCGCCTCCTTGCTGCGGCATCAGGCGGTCTGACTCCGTTCCGGTCTTCGCAGGAACCGGGCTGACGCTGGCTACGGCCCACCCCGGCTGTGGTTGACACAGACGGCACCCGAAAGCTACAATCAGACCGCCCCCATCGCAGGGGCCACCTCAGGAACATGGGACGGCTGCATTGCCCAATTTCGCCATCAACTTCTACACGGAGCTTTACGGAGACATCCTTCGCAAAGGCCGCAAGACGGCCACCATACGTCTGGGAGACAAATCCGGGAAGTATCAGCCCGGGCAGTTGGTCTGGATCACTGTGGGGCGGCGCTACGGGCCGCGCCAGAAGCTGTTCACCGCTATCATAGATGAAGTTACCGTCAAGCCCATCAGCGCGCTGACGCGCCGCGAGGTGGAGAAGGAGAACCCGGAGTTCCGTCAGATGGAGGACGTCTGCTCTCTGCTCTCCCGGATCTACGACCGCCCCGTAACGCCCCTGGACACGGTGACTGTGGTGATGTTCTCGCGCGTCGCAGAATAGACATCCGTCTGTCTTAGTTTAAGAGCAGACAAAAGGCCGGCCTCTGCCGAGACCGGCCTTTTCTTATTCGAGGCGCCTGAACTGTGTCAGGCTTTGCGCCTGCGCAGACCCAGCAGCGAGACCAATCCCGCTCCAAGCGCAATCACGGAAGCCGGCTCGGGGACTATCTCGAACCAGCTCTCAGTCGTGAAGCTGTTCGCACCGGCCGGGGACCAGATGCGCAGCCATTCCGTGATGTTGTCCACAGTATACAGGTTGCCTGCCGCATCGAAGGCGATATCGCGAATGCGGCTGCCGGCATCGAAGCTGCCAACGAACGCACCTGTGTTCATATCGAAGATGAACACCTCGCCGGTGCTGTAGTGGCCATAGGCTACCCACCCGGCTGGTTCATACAGAGAGATGCCGTAGGCATAAGTGTACTTGGTGATATCGGTCTCCCAGGCCGGAGTGTTGATAGGAGGGGGGCCGTCCAGGAATTTCGTGATGGCCGGCGCCTGATTCACAGATGCGCGATACTGGTTCATATACCAGTTGCCAGCGCTATCGCGCTCCACGTCCCTCGGGTAGAACGCAAAGTAATTCGGGCCTATGTATTGCGTGCCGATGTCGCCAGGGGTCGCCGTCGCGTTGGCGCCCAGGTCATACATTATCAAGCCCTTCCGGCCAGGCGCGCCGCCGTAGTAGTTGCTGTCGACCAGGTAGATCTTCCGGTTGCCGTCAGCCTGCGTGCCCTCAACCCAGACGCTTTCGACATACTGATTGGGGGTTTTGTTGGATGCGTCGATCAGTTGGGTGACGGACGACAGGTCATCGTTGAACTCCCAGACAAGGTCATTCGAGAAGTCCGCGACGTACAGGTGCCCGTCCGGCCCGATGGTGCTCTTGAACGGCGAGGAATTACCGGCAGCTCCCCAATCCTTGCCTCCTGTGAAGAAGCCGATCTCGGAGGCATCGGCGTTGAGGGCATAGATGCCACTGGTGGTGGGTCGGCCAAAAGCGGTGGTGCCCCCCTGGCCGTTCGAGACGTAGATGGTCCCGAACTTGGGGCTGTTCATGTTCTTGAAGACCGACACGCCAACTGGGACATAAAACGACGTGGACGTGGAATCCTGGCTGATCTGGGTCCAGCTGCTGAACCCGGTGCTGGAAGCCACGATTCGGGCTTTGTAGGTGTTGCCCGGAGTTGCCCCCGTCCCGTTCCAGGTCCAGGTGTGCGTCCCCTTGCCAAGCGTGCCCAGGTTCTCGGAATACACCATCCCTCCGCCAACCTGCCAGACTTGCATGGTGACTCCGGCCGTGGCATCTTCGTTGAGGATGAACGAGAACGTGTCGGGAGCCAGCGGCTTCAGGGCCGATGCGTAGACGTTAGCGGAGGCTGGGGCGCTGCAGCCAACTGCGATACCGGCTGCAATCAGCACGCACCCCACCCCGCGCGCAATCGCGGTGAGGTTCATCTCCTTTTCTCCTTCCGGGCGCCGCGTCTCCGCCCTCGTTGCGCATCTCAGGCGCACGTTACTTGCAGGACGCGACTTGCCCCAACTATCACGATCAATGCCAGGTGCCTTCCGGACTCCAGGCAAGACTATTATACGCCCGCGCGCGCCTTCCAGGGATTAAGTTTCAGAAAACCGGCAAAAATACGGGGACTTACTCGGCCTGCAATAAAAAAGCCCCTCGCTTGCTGCGAGGGGCAATCGGTTCAGCAACGCCGGACTTGCGCTGCTTCTGAGACAGCAGAAAGGAGAAAAGGTTCCAACTTGCTCGTTCCACTTGTATTACGATTTCTTCACATGAATTGTTCCGGATTCTTTCCGGCGCACGGCCAGGGGCTCGCAAGTGAAGGGACACCACGTGGACGCGAAGAAGCAACACTCACTATGCAGCTTGAAGACAACCTGGGAGACATCATCGCTAAGGCAAGGCGGGGACTGGGTCTTGATCTGCAAACGCTGGCCGCGCGGACCGGCATCAGCGCGCAGGATCTCGGCAAGATCGAATCATATGAGCTGACTCCGCCGGACGAAGCGCTGAAGCGCCTGGCCGCGGCGCTATCACTCAAATACGATGCACTCGCGAAGATCGCCGCCGGAAGCTACGCCCCACAAACGGAAGCGCCGGCGCGATGGGGCTGCATCCGGCGCATCGAGTCCCGCTACGGCGGTATGAGCGTCAACGCGTATCTCGTCTGGGATGACACCAGTCTGCACGCGGCGCTCTTCGACACGGGAACCGACTTCGGTGCGATCCGCAGCGCGGTGGAGGATCTTGGACTCAGCCTCCGGTTCGTGGGATTGACCCACACCCACGGCGACCATATCGCCGTCCTGGAGCAGGTGCGCAGCGCCTTTTCTCCGGTGGTGCTCTGCTCGCCTGCTGAACCCGTTCCGGGAGGTCAGGCCGTGCGGGAGGGCGACGTTGTGGAGATGGAGTCCCTCTCCATTGAGGTCCTGGAGACCGCCGGGCACAGTCCAGGCGGGCTGACCTTTCACGTCACTGGCTTCCGCAGTGCCCCCGGGGCCGCAGCCACGGGAGATGCCCTTTTCGCGGGATCCATCGGCGGGGCCAGAATCTCGTATGAACGGCTTCTCGCTAACGTGCGGGAGAAGATCCTGAGCTTACCGGTGGACACCCTGCTATTGCCGGGCCACGGTCCCCTGACCACGGTCGGGCAAGAGAGAGAAAACAATCCCTTCGCAGCCTGAAACTTCCGGAGACCCCGCACGTGCTCCATCTTGACCTGGATCAAGGATTTTCCGCAGCGGCCAGCGCATAGTTATGAAAAGCCGGCAGTCGGGAGCGCGAATCAGGACGCAACCGATAGGCGGAGCCATCCCGGAAGTGTCGGCCCCCGGAGACAGCGACACAATGACGGTCACCGCAATGCAGAAACTGGCGGCAGCCCTGGCCGGGCTGCTGCTGGGAACAGGAGGATTCACCTTCCTGTATGCCCGCGGGCTTTCTTATCTTTCGGATACACCGGAGACCTGTGTCAACTGCCACGTGATGCGCGAGCAACTGGACGCCTGGTATGCATCCAGCCACAGCTCGGCCGCCGTATGCAACGACTGTCACACCCCCCACCCCAAGATGGCCAAATACCTAGTGAAGGCTACGAACGGCATCAAGCACAGCACATACTTCACCCTGGGTAACTTCCACGAGCCCATCCGTATCAGCCCATCCAACCGGCGGATCGTGGAGCAGAACTGCCGCCGCTGCCACGAGCACCTGGTGGGGGCCATCCACGGGAGTCCCGACGAGCTTTCCTGCCTGTCGTGCCACGTGCGCGCGGGCCATCAGAGATGACAAGAGAGGTCACGTCCATGGCAAACAAGCGCAACCTGGTCATCATCCTCGCCCTGGCCGCCATCCTGACCTTCGGGGTCCTGGCTTTGCTGGCCAACATCTTCGAGAAGAAGCAGGAAGCGCGCGACCGCTTCTTCAGGGTGGTGGAGATCGGGGAATTTGAGACGGATCCGGCCGTTTGGGGCAAGAACTTTCCCGACCAGTACGACGCCTGGAAGAACACCACCACGGACTACGGGAACACGATGTTCGGAGGGTCGGGCAAGCGCGACAAGCTGGCGGAGAATCCGCGCCTCAAGGAGCTTTATGCCGGCTACCCGTTCAGCATCGAATATAACGACGAGCGTGGGCACGGCTGGTCGCTCGTTGACGTGAAAGAGATCAAGCGCCTGGGCCAGAACAAGCCGGGAACCTGTATGAGCTGCAAGAGCAGCGACAACGTCCGGTTGTGGAAGGAGATGGGTCCGAACGCCTTCTACAATACGAATATGTACAAGCTGGACGTGAAGCACCCCATCAGCTGTCTCAACTGCCACGACCCCAAGACCATGGATCTGCGCGTCGCCAACCCGGCGTTCATCGAAGCGATGGAGAAGCGGGGCGTGGACATTAAGAAGGCCACCCGGCAGGAGATGCGCTCCTACGTCTGCGCGCAGTGCCACGTTGAATACTACTTCGAGAGCAAAAAGAACCCCCTTCTGCACTTCCCGTGGAAGCACGGATACACCCTGGACGACATGGAGCGCTATTACGATGAGG
The sequence above is drawn from the Armatimonadota bacterium genome and encodes:
- a CDS encoding GCN5 family acetyltransferase translates to MEVRTLHGDEIDAGADVATTAFDCEPGSWRAGWHRTEELCGPGVIWGVYEDGRLVSSCVAPPQRVFAGGRSIQGGFVGGVATLPEERRKGYAEAMLRAALQASRERGVLISYLWPFSYRYYRKLGWELANDGVLVTATADVLGHIAAEAEARDVMFADLDSVMEFYTSQARCFNGMGDRSRAWWLRFVADRTSLKGNPGEPVFCGTLKATALWRDGKVSALMLWRTAEEEDGTLLVNASDTLYSDTVALGSLLQALLARLPGCAKINFGCAPNRLPHCLWDEPRAVSRSLCCGAMARILDVPGFLQATGWEPGVEGRLTLRVSDPLFGEYSGSFEVCNGQAVPSRKVGPELHCSIQTFTQLATGYLPPEEAVSLGRVQASELDAARLLAAASGGLTPFRSSQEPG
- a CDS encoding cytochrome C nitrite reductase, with the protein product MANKRNLVIILALAAILTFGVLALLANIFEKKQEARDRFFRVVEIGEFETDPAVWGKNFPDQYDAWKNTTTDYGNTMFGGSGKRDKLAENPRLKELYAGYPFSIEYNDERGHGWSLVDVKEIKRLGQNKPGTCMSCKSSDNVRLWKEMGPNAFYNTNMYKLDVKHPISCLNCHDPKTMDLRVANPAFIEAMEKRGVDIKKATRQEMRSYVCAQCHVEYYFESKKNPLLHFPWKHGYTLDDMERYYDEEGFHDWVHPESGAKLIKMQHPDFELWSTGIHARSGVSCADCHMPFKRVGSQKISDHWVRSPLVNVAAACQTCHRWSEDELKSRVLAIQMRTRKLMDRSEEAIIAAVRAIKTASDAGAGDAALEKARSLHRKAQMRWDYVQSENSMGFHSPQEAARLLGEAIDYARQAEVEAIKASAVGGKTARTAKRP